One genomic region from Sphingobacterium multivorum encodes:
- a CDS encoding AraC family transcriptional regulator, with the protein MKRYRQFEPVLISGFKMLEWTHPEHNHNHYEFIFIREGTGRHIVNGHSFPYKAGSIFLLGPDDQHYFEIEQLTHFVYLKFTDAYLGRNSSGSTSAIQQLEYLIKSRETHQMGFQLVGEDNAIITLIFDTLLLLRKDQIGNQELIWFQLFSVVHVLQRNMPELRSNSFKSRDLQAMFCYIHKNIYDPNRLRIQIMAEHFNIANDYLGIYFKRQAGITLREYIQNYRNTLIRQRIATGRVTLKEIVAEFGLTDVSHLNKIIHKT; encoded by the coding sequence ATGAAACGTTATCGTCAGTTTGAACCGGTGCTTATTTCAGGGTTTAAGATGCTTGAATGGACTCATCCGGAACACAATCACAATCATTACGAGTTCATTTTTATTCGTGAGGGGACAGGGCGACATATCGTTAATGGGCATTCATTTCCTTACAAAGCAGGGTCGATCTTTCTACTAGGGCCAGATGACCAACATTATTTTGAAATCGAACAACTCACCCATTTTGTATATCTTAAGTTCACCGACGCCTACCTTGGTCGTAACAGTTCGGGTTCTACGTCCGCTATACAACAGCTGGAATATCTTATAAAAAGTAGAGAAACTCATCAGATGGGGTTTCAATTAGTTGGAGAAGATAATGCGATAATAACACTGATCTTTGATACCCTTCTCTTATTAAGAAAAGATCAAATTGGAAATCAGGAGCTTATTTGGTTCCAATTATTCAGTGTTGTACATGTTTTGCAGCGGAATATGCCCGAATTGCGTAGCAATAGTTTTAAAAGCCGTGACCTGCAGGCCATGTTTTGTTATATCCATAAAAATATTTACGATCCAAATCGTTTACGGATACAAATAATGGCGGAGCATTTTAACATTGCCAACGATTATCTCGGTATTTACTTTAAACGTCAGGCAGGAATTACCTTACGCGAATATATTCAAAACTACCGCAATACATTAATACGTCAAAGAATAGCAACAGGAAGAGTTACCTTAAAGGAAATTGTCGCTGAATTTGGGCTGACTGATGTAAGTCACCTGAATAAGATTATACATAAAACGTAG
- a CDS encoding SDR family oxidoreductase has product MKTRKNTALVVGANGVIGNNLIDYLEKMEEWEIIGLSRRANADRTNVRFIAVDLLDIADCLKKLGNLDTVTHIYYVAYQDRPTWAELVEPNMKMLSNVLTAVEPVASDLQHISLMQGYKVYGAHLGPFKTPAKESDAGHMPPEFNTSQQQYLEQLQKGKKWTWSAMRPSVVGGTAPNNPMNLAMLIAVYASISKELGIPLRFPGKIGAFQTLMEMTDATLLAKATVWASTNPQAANQAFNINNGDLFRWKELWPKLAAYFDMESADPIPLSLNTMMADKEPIWQKLKEKHLLSYSYDQVSAWPFGDFVFSWDYDFFADGTKARRLGFHEFIDTEQMFYQLFDEMRKKRIIP; this is encoded by the coding sequence ATGAAGACTAGAAAAAACACCGCTTTAGTTGTTGGCGCCAATGGCGTTATTGGCAACAATCTCATAGACTATCTTGAAAAGATGGAGGAATGGGAAATTATAGGTTTATCACGACGAGCAAATGCCGATCGGACTAACGTTCGTTTTATCGCTGTAGATTTATTGGATATAGCCGATTGTCTCAAAAAGCTAGGCAACTTGGATACCGTAACCCATATTTACTACGTTGCTTATCAGGATAGACCGACCTGGGCCGAGCTAGTGGAGCCCAATATGAAAATGCTAAGCAATGTTTTGACCGCAGTGGAACCGGTAGCAAGTGATCTTCAGCACATCAGCTTAATGCAAGGGTATAAAGTATATGGTGCTCATCTGGGCCCTTTCAAGACACCAGCCAAAGAATCAGATGCCGGACATATGCCGCCGGAATTCAATACCAGCCAACAGCAATACCTCGAACAATTGCAAAAGGGTAAGAAATGGACTTGGTCAGCGATGCGTCCGTCAGTTGTTGGTGGAACGGCCCCCAATAATCCCATGAATCTAGCGATGCTCATTGCTGTATATGCATCTATCTCAAAAGAACTCGGTATTCCACTTCGATTTCCAGGAAAAATTGGCGCTTTTCAGACATTGATGGAAATGACCGATGCAACACTATTAGCCAAAGCAACGGTATGGGCCTCGACCAATCCACAAGCGGCCAATCAAGCCTTCAACATTAACAACGGCGATCTCTTCCGCTGGAAGGAACTATGGCCCAAATTAGCGGCCTATTTTGATATGGAAAGCGCTGACCCTATTCCGCTATCACTCAACACAATGATGGCAGATAAGGAGCCTATATGGCAAAAATTAAAAGAAAAGCATTTATTAAGCTATAGCTATGATCAAGTTTCAGCTTGGCCTTTTGGCGATTTTGTATTTTCTTGGGATTATGATTTTTTTGCCGATGGCACAAAGGCAAGGCGTCTCGGCTTTCATGAATTTATTGACACCGAACAAATGTTTTATCAGCTCTTTGACGAAATGCGCAAAAAAAGAATAATTCCATAA
- a CDS encoding dihydrodipicolinate reductase C-terminal domain-containing protein, with amino-acid sequence MNTKKAFVVGSGKLANAILEADYSIPNVEILPWQPSITTSSPSIIIHAGSGWELQDCLDFCARTDSVFIELSTGLETEKLETAFPLVICPNTSILLLKTLHMLQQFGHNFKDYEISIMESHQSSKLTEPGTAYHIANSLHVAHERIISIRDAKTQAYKIHIPIAYLEKHAYHQIVIKDKNDEIKIETKVLGHDSYSNGVKKILEACVNNKLANRRHTVLDLVAMGLL; translated from the coding sequence ATGAATACAAAAAAAGCCTTTGTAGTTGGATCAGGAAAACTGGCAAACGCGATACTGGAAGCCGATTATTCCATCCCCAATGTAGAAATTCTACCTTGGCAGCCATCCATTACAACGTCGTCGCCATCGATCATTATACATGCCGGATCGGGTTGGGAGTTGCAAGATTGTCTTGATTTTTGTGCACGTACGGATTCGGTATTCATTGAATTGTCTACAGGGCTAGAGACCGAAAAGCTCGAGACAGCGTTTCCACTTGTCATTTGCCCAAATACCTCCATACTTTTGCTAAAAACACTCCATATGCTTCAACAATTTGGTCATAATTTCAAAGACTACGAAATATCTATTATGGAGTCTCATCAGTCCTCCAAGCTTACTGAACCAGGTACAGCTTATCATATAGCCAATTCTTTACATGTTGCTCATGAACGCATTATCTCTATTCGCGATGCAAAAACGCAAGCTTATAAAATCCATATTCCCATTGCCTACTTAGAAAAGCATGCCTACCATCAGATTGTGATCAAAGATAAAAATGATGAAATTAAAATTGAGACCAAGGTCCTCGGACATGATTCTTATTCCAATGGTGTCAAAAAAATCCTTGAAGCATGTGTCAACAATAAATTAGCCAATAGAAGGCATACTGTGTTGGATTTGGTAGCTATGGGGCTACTTTAG
- a CDS encoding acyltransferase family protein yields the protein MSDTQIPTSVYADTKPHYAVLDGLRGVAAITVVCFHIFEAFATSHLDQRINHGYLAVDFFFMLSGFVVGYAYDDRWKTMTIKEFIKRRIIRLHPMVVMGAIIGAVMFYFQGCSVWDVTKVTFSSLAIATLLNALLIPAIPGQEVRGLGEMFPLNGPSWSLFFEYIGNILYALIIRRFSTKVLAGLVALFGIGLAAFAILGPLGDICAGFSLTETEFTAGSLRLLFSFTAGLFLSRVFKSLQIKGAFWICSLILVPLLAMPRIGGAEHLWMNGLYDTLCCVVVFPLLVVLGASGKGESGITSWLCKFLGDISYPLYMVHYPFIYLYYAWVKNENLSFEESLPGAAAVVIGSIVLAYGCLKLYDIPVRQYLSKRFLRSKGK from the coding sequence ATGTCCGATACTCAAATACCGACTTCCGTTTATGCAGATACCAAACCACATTATGCAGTACTTGACGGGTTACGCGGTGTAGCAGCTATAACTGTTGTTTGCTTTCATATTTTTGAAGCCTTTGCGACGAGCCATTTAGACCAGCGTATTAATCACGGTTATTTGGCCGTTGACTTTTTCTTTATGCTTTCAGGTTTTGTCGTGGGCTATGCTTATGACGATCGTTGGAAGACAATGACAATAAAAGAATTTATCAAGCGTCGGATAATACGTTTACATCCGATGGTTGTAATGGGTGCGATCATTGGAGCAGTCATGTTTTATTTTCAGGGATGTTCTGTTTGGGATGTGACTAAGGTGACATTTTCTTCGCTGGCGATCGCGACCCTTTTGAATGCCTTGTTGATTCCTGCCATTCCAGGACAAGAAGTGAGAGGGCTTGGGGAGATGTTTCCATTAAATGGGCCGAGCTGGTCGTTGTTTTTCGAATACATCGGTAATATTCTGTATGCATTGATTATTCGTAGATTTTCAACCAAAGTATTGGCTGGGCTCGTTGCTTTATTCGGGATAGGGTTGGCGGCCTTTGCGATATTGGGACCTTTGGGAGATATCTGTGCTGGTTTTTCACTCACAGAAACGGAATTTACGGCGGGTTCACTTCGTCTTTTGTTTTCATTTACAGCTGGCTTATTCTTATCTAGAGTATTTAAGTCTTTACAGATCAAGGGCGCATTTTGGATTTGTAGTTTGATCCTAGTGCCACTTTTGGCCATGCCGCGCATTGGTGGGGCCGAGCATTTATGGATGAATGGTCTGTACGACACGTTATGTTGTGTTGTTGTTTTCCCTTTGCTTGTTGTTTTAGGAGCATCTGGCAAGGGAGAAAGCGGTATTACAAGTTGGCTTTGCAAGTTTTTAGGCGATATATCCTATCCTTTGTATATGGTACATTATCCCTTTATCTATCTATACTATGCTTGGGTTAAGAATGAAAATCTGAGTTTTGAAGAGTCCTTGCCCGGAGCAGCGGCTGTTGTGATCGGAAGTATTGTGCTTGCATATGGCTGTTTGAAGTTATACGATATACCCGTACGGCAATATTTGTCAAAACGATTTCTAAGATCAAAAGGGAAATAG
- a CDS encoding transglutaminase-like domain-containing protein, which translates to MMFKKVFSFVFCCLSTAIFFNVSAQDFKLSSLPSQYQKPVKNALKAAGMNRTELEKVLANLPKEMREGAAFLIAYMPKNDLTTIKSDHLIHNIEKAYHARSTFSWAKEIPDSIFLNEVLPYRVFSEDLDDWRGDFYDRFSKYVTNSKTIKDAIVAINKNIRDEVKVDYNTQRKKADQNPSESISQGMASCTGLSILLIDALRSVGIPARIAGTPNWHDNRGNHSWVEVWINGKWYFTEYYPDKDLNYSWFLADAGKADPNSKEHSIYAASYKPAATSFPAWSETEVYADNVSQRYIDLFNQQYSQQLKDKSYTRLNVTMYLSKDQCQPEGRTKCNVDIFQGNDQIGGGSTATKLQDANDHLTFIVKKNQSYTLRYSNKSGPTEKKVTVNDEPLNVILYFN; encoded by the coding sequence ATGATGTTCAAAAAGGTATTTTCTTTCGTTTTCTGCTGTTTGTCTACAGCCATTTTTTTCAACGTATCTGCACAAGATTTCAAGCTTTCCTCGTTGCCAAGTCAGTATCAAAAACCGGTCAAAAATGCACTAAAAGCTGCCGGTATGAATCGCACTGAATTAGAGAAAGTACTAGCGAATCTACCCAAAGAAATGCGTGAAGGAGCGGCTTTTCTCATAGCTTATATGCCCAAGAATGATTTAACGACTATTAAGAGTGATCATCTTATCCATAATATTGAAAAGGCTTACCATGCAAGATCAACGTTTTCCTGGGCAAAGGAAATTCCAGATTCAATTTTTCTAAATGAGGTATTGCCCTATCGGGTATTTTCTGAAGATCTCGACGATTGGCGTGGTGACTTCTACGATCGTTTCTCAAAATATGTGACAAATAGCAAAACGATAAAAGATGCCATTGTAGCCATAAATAAGAATATCAGAGATGAAGTGAAAGTCGATTACAATACGCAACGAAAAAAAGCAGATCAAAATCCATCTGAATCGATAAGCCAAGGAATGGCTTCTTGTACCGGATTATCCATTTTATTGATCGACGCATTGCGATCAGTAGGTATACCGGCTCGGATTGCGGGAACGCCAAACTGGCATGACAACCGTGGTAACCACAGTTGGGTCGAGGTGTGGATTAATGGTAAATGGTATTTTACTGAATATTATCCGGACAAAGACCTGAATTACAGCTGGTTTTTAGCAGACGCGGGTAAAGCCGATCCGAATAGCAAGGAACATTCTATTTATGCGGCTTCCTACAAACCGGCAGCTACCTCATTCCCGGCGTGGAGTGAAACAGAAGTGTATGCCGATAATGTTTCTCAGCGCTATATTGATCTATTCAATCAGCAATATAGCCAACAATTGAAGGACAAATCTTACACCCGTCTAAACGTAACCATGTATCTCAGTAAGGATCAATGTCAACCGGAAGGAAGAACAAAATGCAATGTAGATATCTTCCAAGGAAATGATCAAATTGGCGGAGGCTCGACTGCTACTAAACTGCAGGATGCGAATGATCATTTAACATTTATCGTGAAAAAAAATCAGTCTTATACATTGAGGTACAGCAATAAAAGTGGGCCTACCGAAAAGAAAGTAACTGTAAACGATGAGCCTTTAAATGTGATATTATACTTCAATTAA
- a CDS encoding GNAT family N-acetyltransferase: MNYNIRKASLEDLDQAAALFNLYRIFYRQESDLEKAKEFLRERFLNGESEIFLAIQGEHAVGFVQLYKLFHYTKLQRQWLLSDLFVHPDHRSKGLSVRLIDRSKAWCEETGACGLMLETEKTNVIGNSLYPRCGFEYDGMHNYYHWWR; the protein is encoded by the coding sequence ATGAATTATAACATTAGAAAGGCAAGTCTTGAGGATCTTGATCAAGCAGCAGCGTTATTCAATCTTTATCGAATTTTCTACAGACAGGAATCGGATTTGGAAAAAGCCAAAGAATTTTTGAGGGAGCGATTTTTGAACGGAGAGTCAGAAATCTTTTTGGCAATTCAGGGCGAACATGCTGTTGGTTTTGTTCAGCTTTATAAATTGTTTCATTATACTAAATTGCAGCGGCAGTGGTTGTTGAGTGATCTATTTGTGCATCCTGATCATCGGAGTAAAGGTCTTTCGGTTCGGCTTATAGATCGAAGTAAAGCTTGGTGTGAAGAGACTGGAGCTTGTGGTCTGATGCTTGAGACCGAGAAAACAAATGTTATCGGTAATAGTCTTTATCCGAGGTGTGGATTTGAATACGACGGCATGCATAACTATTATCATTGGTGGCGATAA
- a CDS encoding YqaE/Pmp3 family membrane protein, giving the protein MILIAVLLPWLSFFLRGKILSGILCLILQITILGWIPAAIWAVASRVDGKNEQRMRKLERNMRNYR; this is encoded by the coding sequence ATGATACTAATAGCAGTTTTACTTCCTTGGTTATCGTTTTTTTTACGTGGTAAAATTCTAAGTGGCATTCTCTGTTTGATCCTTCAGATAACTATACTTGGTTGGATACCCGCAGCCATATGGGCGGTTGCATCGCGTGTTGACGGGAAAAATGAACAGCGCATGCGTAAATTGGAACGCAATATGCGTAATTACCGATAA
- a CDS encoding alpha/beta fold hydrolase yields MREIESKSGYAPANGIKLYYEIFGTGKPLVLIHGGGSSGFSDFEETVKRLHDQYQLILIDLQNHGRSDHRSSAETFDQDAKDILAVLDFLSIGKASFFGFSNGATTLLKFATMYPDKVEKLIAASGNTKREGLLDGFFESMEASTINDMPPFLKENFMKLNPDPEKFRNMYEKDSQRMIHFQDFDAESLTRLTCPVFLLGGDQDVVKTTHLAAMQQQIPAARLLILPANHGNYMMADFNGDVNVELIDFTLKQVQQFLESK; encoded by the coding sequence ATGCGTGAAATAGAATCGAAAAGCGGTTATGCACCTGCTAACGGGATAAAACTTTACTACGAAATATTTGGCACAGGAAAACCTCTCGTACTGATTCATGGTGGTGGCTCCTCCGGTTTTTCGGATTTTGAGGAGACTGTAAAAAGGTTGCATGATCAGTATCAGTTGATTTTGATAGATCTCCAAAATCATGGAAGATCCGATCATCGATCCTCAGCTGAAACATTCGATCAGGATGCCAAAGATATTTTGGCTGTTCTAGATTTTCTTTCCATCGGAAAAGCTTCGTTTTTTGGCTTTAGTAATGGAGCGACAACCCTTTTGAAATTTGCGACGATGTATCCAGACAAGGTCGAAAAGCTGATAGCAGCATCTGGAAATACCAAAAGAGAGGGGCTTCTGGATGGTTTTTTTGAAAGTATGGAAGCGTCAACTATTAACGATATGCCGCCGTTTCTGAAGGAGAATTTTATGAAGCTGAACCCAGATCCGGAGAAGTTTAGAAATATGTATGAAAAAGACAGTCAGCGGATGATACACTTTCAGGATTTTGACGCCGAATCGTTAACGCGTTTGACCTGCCCCGTATTTTTGCTAGGCGGAGACCAAGATGTTGTGAAAACGACACATTTAGCCGCTATGCAACAGCAGATTCCTGCTGCACGATTACTTATTCTACCGGCAAATCATGGCAACTATATGATGGCTGATTTTAATGGCGATGTCAACGTTGAACTGATTGATTTTACATTAAAACAAGTACAACAATTTTTGGAATCTAAATGA
- a CDS encoding SRPBCC domain-containing protein, whose translation MKHKDQPVKKLVSVILVEKQLADVWKYWSDADAIMQWNIPFDDWHCPAAGIDFREGGMFNFRMEQRNSREGFDYVGVYDEIIWMESIESNSGGRKCIVEFQAIDNNTIIRETFDPDPFTSLDLQQSFTDGVLLSFKKFIENKSL comes from the coding sequence ATGAAACATAAAGATCAACCTGTAAAAAAATTGGTTTCGGTTATTTTAGTTGAAAAGCAGCTAGCTGATGTTTGGAAATACTGGAGTGATGCTGATGCCATTATGCAATGGAATATTCCATTTGACGATTGGCACTGTCCGGCTGCTGGTATCGATTTTAGGGAAGGAGGGATGTTTAATTTTAGAATGGAACAAAGAAATAGTCGCGAAGGATTTGATTATGTGGGTGTGTACGATGAGATTATTTGGATGGAGTCTATTGAAAGTAACAGTGGGGGAAGAAAGTGTATTGTGGAATTTCAGGCGATTGACAACAATACAATTATTCGCGAAACTTTCGACCCTGATCCGTTTACAAGTTTGGACCTGCAACAGTCTTTTACCGATGGGGTATTGTTAAGTTTTAAAAAATTTATAGAAAACAAATCGCTGTAG
- a CDS encoding DUF1266 domain-containing protein, with amino-acid sequence MFKFLKELLNAAKEGVNEAKDELTLKAEEEKRTGSLVPDNTILLNIPYEEQFGNALGAAFRVIVFGDWFTVFGSTGDDGSYPIHLYQFGSYPRIDQYRSDFIKLLKKDFGITDRETCLQMLSSYFTLLGIEKTGTALEGKNGKIDTSIWDISKSGVNAFVVAVVSHITTSATDVGYLPKPVALNVLKSLSLYARKHFIDWLQFSDYFLEGEDQVGVNSKIGKSYLKRYIGYLKEKKGSPWNNIAW; translated from the coding sequence ATGTTTAAGTTTTTGAAAGAATTATTGAATGCGGCAAAGGAAGGTGTAAATGAAGCCAAAGATGAACTTACTTTGAAAGCCGAAGAGGAAAAAAGGACGGGAAGTTTAGTACCTGATAACACTATACTTTTGAATATTCCTTATGAAGAACAGTTTGGTAATGCGCTAGGGGCCGCATTTAGAGTGATTGTTTTTGGGGATTGGTTTACAGTATTCGGAAGTACCGGAGATGATGGTAGTTATCCGATTCACTTATATCAATTTGGTAGTTATCCAAGAATTGATCAATATAGAAGTGATTTTATCAAATTGCTAAAGAAAGATTTTGGTATAACGGATAGAGAAACTTGTCTTCAAATGTTGAGTTCATACTTTACGTTACTTGGGATAGAAAAGACAGGGACCGCATTGGAGGGAAAAAACGGCAAAATTGATACATCCATTTGGGATATCTCCAAATCAGGGGTAAATGCCTTTGTTGTTGCTGTAGTAAGTCATATTACGACATCCGCAACGGACGTTGGATATTTACCAAAACCTGTGGCATTAAATGTTCTCAAGAGTTTGTCACTATATGCGAGAAAGCATTTTATTGATTGGTTGCAATTTTCCGATTATTTCCTGGAAGGAGAAGATCAAGTTGGTGTAAACAGTAAAATTGGGAAATCTTACTTGAAAAGGTATATTGGGTATCTTAAAGAAAAGAAAGGAAGTCCTTGGAATAATATCGCATGGTAG
- a CDS encoding arsenate reductase family protein has protein sequence MIKIYHNKNCSKSCNALEVLQHQAVDIEVQEYLNDVPTRDQLIELLGQLNLKPLELIRKGESVFQQKFKNLHLTDEEWIDAMLTYPVLIERPIVVKDGVAVIGRPIEKVVKLILAKQ, from the coding sequence ATGATTAAAATTTATCATAATAAAAATTGTAGCAAGAGTTGTAATGCATTGGAAGTGCTACAGCATCAAGCTGTGGATATAGAAGTGCAGGAGTACTTAAATGATGTTCCAACCAGAGACCAGTTGATTGAATTATTGGGGCAACTCAATTTAAAACCTTTGGAACTTATCAGAAAAGGAGAATCTGTTTTTCAGCAAAAATTCAAAAATCTTCATTTGACCGATGAGGAATGGATCGATGCGATGTTAACGTATCCGGTCTTAATTGAGCGACCTATCGTTGTAAAGGATGGTGTAGCCGTAATTGGTCGACCTATTGAAAAAGTTGTAAAGCTCATTTTGGCTAAACAATAA
- a CDS encoding helix-turn-helix domain-containing protein, translating to MKSAESVTDFYKRQPGLTNLDLPLNNTGIGHFNVFSRESCTVVSPYNRRDFYKTSLIIGRGKLYYADKWIQIDKPAMLFANPVVPYAWEPESSEQSGWYCVFTEEFIQHSERIESLKDSPLFKIGSNPIYFPDETQLVEISAIFQKMMVEMNSSYVHKDDMLRSYLHLLIHETMKSSPAASFGSYTNASTRVSGLFLELLERQFPINTLQLSLQLKSPADYAHALSVHINHLNRSVKEATGKTTSTHIANRVAQEAKALLLHTNWNISDIAYSLGFEYPSYFTNFFKKQTGMSPNQVRSGTV from the coding sequence ATGAAATCAGCCGAAAGTGTAACAGATTTTTACAAAAGGCAACCAGGTTTAACTAATTTGGATTTGCCGCTAAATAATACAGGAATTGGGCATTTCAATGTTTTCAGTAGAGAATCCTGTACTGTCGTATCTCCGTACAATCGCCGTGATTTTTATAAAACTTCCCTTATTATAGGGCGTGGAAAGCTATATTACGCAGATAAGTGGATACAAATCGATAAACCGGCCATGTTATTTGCGAATCCAGTTGTCCCCTATGCTTGGGAACCGGAATCCTCAGAACAATCAGGATGGTATTGTGTTTTTACAGAGGAATTTATACAGCATAGTGAACGGATAGAGAGTCTAAAAGACTCCCCGCTGTTCAAGATAGGCAGCAATCCGATCTATTTTCCGGATGAAACACAATTAGTAGAAATTTCTGCAATCTTCCAAAAGATGATGGTTGAAATGAACTCAAGCTACGTTCATAAAGATGATATGTTGCGAAGTTATCTGCATCTTCTAATTCATGAAACGATGAAATCGAGTCCCGCAGCGAGTTTTGGATCTTATACCAACGCCTCAACCAGGGTATCGGGACTATTTCTTGAGCTGCTAGAAAGACAATTTCCAATCAATACCCTTCAGCTTAGCCTACAGTTGAAAAGCCCTGCAGATTATGCTCATGCGCTTTCGGTTCATATCAATCACCTCAACAGGTCGGTAAAAGAAGCCACAGGCAAAACCACCAGTACACACATTGCAAACCGTGTGGCCCAAGAAGCCAAAGCTTTGTTGTTGCATACCAATTGGAATATATCGGATATTGCCTACAGCCTGGGATTTGAATATCCTTCCTATTTCACCAATTTCTTCAAAAAGCAAACGGGGATGTCCCCAAACCAAGTCCGAAGCGGTACTGTTTGA